From Bacillus oleivorans, the proteins below share one genomic window:
- the wrbA gene encoding NAD(P)H:quinone oxidoreductase — MASVNLAIIYYSSTGTNYQMAQWAELGGKDAGAEVKVLKVKELAPEAAIASNPAWKNHYDETKNVPEATPDDLDWADAIIFSCPTRFGNVPSQMKQFLDLTGGLWAQGKLANKVVSAMTSATNYHGGHEQTINALYTTMMHWGAIIAAPGYTDPVIFGAGGNPYGTSVTVDQEGKMLEDAEGAVKHQAKRTVEVAKWVKSGLNG, encoded by the coding sequence ATGGCAAGTGTAAACTTAGCCATTATCTATTACAGTTCAACTGGTACAAATTACCAAATGGCGCAGTGGGCAGAACTTGGCGGGAAAGATGCTGGAGCCGAAGTTAAGGTTTTAAAAGTAAAAGAGCTTGCCCCTGAAGCGGCCATTGCTTCAAACCCTGCTTGGAAGAATCACTATGATGAGACTAAAAATGTCCCTGAGGCAACGCCGGATGATCTCGATTGGGCAGATGCCATTATTTTTAGCTGTCCGACCCGATTTGGTAATGTCCCATCACAGATGAAGCAATTTTTAGATCTGACAGGAGGGCTTTGGGCACAAGGAAAATTAGCTAATAAGGTAGTTAGTGCAATGACCAGTGCAACTAATTATCACGGTGGCCATGAACAAACCATAAATGCTCTCTATACAACCATGATGCACTGGGGTGCGATTATTGCTGCTCCAGGCTACACAGATCCTGTGATTTTTGGAGCTGGGGGGAACCCTTATGGGACATCAGTAACGGTGGACCAAGAAGGAAAAATGCTTGAGGACGCAGAAGGTGCAGTTAAACACCAGGCCAAACGAACTGTAGAAGTAGCAAAATGGGTGAAAAGCGGATTAAACGGCTAG
- a CDS encoding response regulator: protein MGIKLIIADDHPIVRRGLVFFLKTQSDIRVIGEASSGNEIIQLADELQPDLILMDLLMPGLNGIEATKKIKAKNPYIRIIILTSFSDQDQVIPAIEAGADGYQLKDVEPDVLVQAIREVVNGGKSLHPKATDQIVSQFTKKRKEDAKIDELTTREKEVLIEIAKGKSNKEIATSLYITEKTVKTHVSNILAKLELSDRTQAALFAVRNGLVQNQ, encoded by the coding sequence ATGGGGATAAAATTAATCATTGCAGATGATCATCCGATTGTTCGGCGGGGTCTTGTCTTTTTTTTAAAGACACAGTCTGATATTAGAGTGATTGGCGAAGCTAGCAGCGGAAATGAAATCATTCAATTAGCTGATGAATTACAGCCTGATCTTATCTTAATGGATTTATTAATGCCAGGTTTAAACGGGATTGAGGCAACGAAAAAAATTAAGGCTAAAAACCCGTATATACGCATCATTATTTTAACCAGTTTTTCTGATCAAGATCAGGTAATTCCTGCTATTGAAGCGGGAGCTGACGGGTATCAGCTTAAAGATGTAGAGCCGGATGTACTCGTTCAAGCGATCCGTGAAGTGGTGAATGGCGGGAAATCCCTTCATCCGAAAGCAACTGATCAAATCGTCAGTCAATTTACAAAAAAACGGAAAGAAGACGCGAAAATAGACGAATTAACCACCCGCGAAAAAGAAGTGTTAATTGAAATTGCCAAAGGAAAAAGTAATAAAGAAATTGCAACTTCTCTATATATAACTGAAAAGACAGTGAAAACACATGTATCCAACATTCTTGCTAAGCTTGAATTATCAGACCGGACACAAGCTGCCTTATTCGCGGTCCGAAATGGCCTCGTGCAAAACCAATAG
- a CDS encoding disulfide oxidoreductase, protein MKKDRRETYLFIAWAASVVAMFGSLYFSEVRMYEPCVLCWYQRILMYPQAIILGIAVVKKDFSISLYTLILSSIGALISLYHYSIQKVSFLAENSISCGRVSCTGEYINWFGFVTIPFLALIAFIIIINFSLLIWKKGVK, encoded by the coding sequence TTGAAAAAAGATCGAAGAGAAACTTATTTATTCATAGCATGGGCTGCATCCGTTGTTGCGATGTTTGGCAGCTTATATTTTTCTGAGGTACGAATGTATGAGCCATGTGTTTTATGCTGGTACCAAAGAATACTTATGTATCCGCAAGCGATTATTTTGGGGATAGCCGTTGTTAAAAAAGATTTTTCTATCAGTTTGTATACATTAATCCTATCATCCATCGGTGCACTAATCTCGCTTTACCATTATTCTATTCAAAAAGTGAGTTTTCTGGCTGAAAATTCTATTTCGTGCGGACGAGTCTCTTGTACGGGTGAATATATTAACTGGTTTGGATTCGTTACAATTCCTTTCCTTGCTCTAATTGCCTTTATTATTATCATTAATTTCAGCTTATTAATCTGGAAAAAAGGAGTGAAATAA
- a CDS encoding YhdB family protein, with the protein MNTVDYDRALYYTHRSQWDNLLLLMVRTKDDMLSKKIEHFLHAYQFSKDYSLIESHLYALLRYIDHATETLDWTQNQENGMELIKG; encoded by the coding sequence ATGAATACGGTCGATTATGATCGAGCTTTATACTATACGCATCGTTCTCAATGGGATAACCTTTTGCTTTTGATGGTTCGCACAAAGGATGACATGTTATCAAAGAAAATTGAGCATTTTCTGCATGCGTATCAATTTTCTAAAGATTATTCTCTCATCGAAAGTCATCTTTATGCGCTTCTGCGATACATTGACCATGCAACCGAAACACTTGATTGGACACAGAATCAGGAAAATGGGATGGAACTGATAAAGGGCTGA
- a CDS encoding aldo/keto reductase, which produces MKKTLQGTTTLHNGIEMPYFGLGVYKVEEGQQTEETVQAALNIGYRLIDTAALYENEEGVGKAIRESGIPRKDIFVTTKVWNSDQGYDSTLKAFETSFNKLGLDYIDLYLIHWPVVAKYKDTWKALERLYEEGAVRAIGVSNFQPHHLEDLMNTANEKPTVNQVECHPLLTQAEVKEICWKHDIKVEAWSPIARGRVLEHPVLVKLAEKHQKSPAQIILRWHLQQDVIIIPKSVNEKRLKENADIFDFELTAEDMTQIDGLNKNERFGADPDNFDF; this is translated from the coding sequence ATGAAAAAAACGTTACAGGGGACAACAACCTTACATAATGGAATTGAGATGCCTTATTTCGGTCTAGGTGTGTATAAAGTAGAGGAAGGACAACAAACTGAAGAAACGGTACAAGCCGCTTTAAATATTGGTTATCGTCTGATTGATACCGCCGCCCTTTATGAAAATGAAGAGGGAGTAGGCAAAGCAATTAGAGAAAGCGGCATTCCACGCAAAGATATCTTTGTAACAACTAAAGTATGGAATAGTGATCAAGGGTATGACTCTACATTAAAAGCATTTGAGACAAGCTTTAATAAGCTCGGCTTGGATTATATTGATTTATATTTAATCCATTGGCCAGTTGTGGCGAAGTATAAGGATACATGGAAAGCACTTGAACGTCTTTATGAAGAGGGCGCAGTAAGGGCGATTGGTGTCAGTAACTTTCAGCCCCATCACTTAGAGGACCTTATGAATACTGCCAATGAAAAACCAACTGTCAATCAGGTAGAATGTCATCCTTTACTTACGCAGGCAGAAGTTAAAGAAATCTGCTGGAAGCATGATATTAAAGTAGAAGCATGGTCGCCGATTGCACGAGGACGTGTGCTTGAACATCCTGTATTAGTGAAACTGGCTGAAAAGCATCAAAAATCCCCAGCCCAAATCATATTGCGTTGGCATCTGCAGCAGGACGTTATCATCATTCCAAAGTCAGTAAACGAGAAACGATTAAAGGAAAATGCTGATATCTTTGATTTTGAATTAACAGCTGAAGATATGACACAGATTGATGGACTTAATAAAAATGAAAGATTTGGTGCCGATCCAGATAATTTTGATTTTTAA
- a CDS encoding thioredoxin family protein, whose amino-acid sequence MKKVIIFLVIIVVLFGGMAFLNYAQNADKLKDNPYGTDNLEQSTIDLIGDPLYDNIILPDELKEKLANKEDVTVYFFSPECVHCQATTPIIDPMTEEMGIDLVKYNILEFEEGWNDYAIEATPTIIHFKDGVEYERITGAYDKEYFNAWFTEYVAAK is encoded by the coding sequence ATGAAAAAAGTTATTATTTTCCTAGTTATCATTGTTGTTTTATTCGGAGGAATGGCCTTTTTAAATTATGCACAAAACGCAGATAAGTTAAAGGATAACCCTTACGGCACAGATAATTTAGAACAGTCTACCATTGATCTGATTGGTGATCCATTATATGACAATATCATCCTTCCAGATGAATTAAAAGAAAAGCTAGCGAATAAAGAAGATGTGACGGTTTATTTCTTTAGCCCTGAGTGTGTTCACTGTCAGGCTACTACCCCTATTATTGATCCAATGACAGAAGAAATGGGAATTGACCTTGTTAAATACAACATCTTAGAATTTGAAGAAGGCTGGAATGATTACGCGATCGAAGCCACGCCAACTATTATTCATTTTAAAGATGGTGTAGAGTATGAACGGATAACGGGCGCATACGACAAAGAATATTTTAATGCCTGGTTCACTGAATACGTAGCCGCAAAGTAA
- a CDS encoding YhcU family protein, which produces MKVVYASTKEQAEKIQELVSYMYSEIFPQFFLDDEIENFENMDVLHMNERHYEYVSTLKEAFQVISSLQTIIAILEVKNREDIDEKYRDIFNENVRILQNFGLCFPFSFRHFQSIKASSNDFSAYVRPANQLLI; this is translated from the coding sequence GTGAAAGTAGTATATGCCTCGACAAAGGAACAAGCGGAAAAAATTCAAGAACTAGTTTCTTATATGTATTCTGAAATTTTCCCACAATTTTTCCTTGATGATGAAATAGAAAACTTTGAAAATATGGATGTCTTACATATGAATGAAAGGCACTATGAATATGTCAGTACACTTAAAGAAGCCTTTCAGGTTATTTCAAGCTTACAAACTATTATAGCCATTTTAGAAGTAAAAAATCGAGAAGATATCGATGAAAAGTATCGGGATATTTTCAATGAAAATGTCCGTATACTGCAGAATTTTGGTTTATGCTTTCCCTTTTCCTTTCGGCATTTTCAATCGATAAAAGCTAGTTCGAATGATTTTAGCGCCTATGTGAGACCGGCCAATCAATTACTTATTTAA
- a CDS encoding TetR/AcrR family transcriptional regulator, with product MNGFEKRRLQKMEQILHAALSLFTKNGFQKVSIKDVAEKANVSQVSIYNYFGNKDELLFEVVKFYLEEQLNAFQKIMDHKELSFKEKIGLIIGMKLQETISIHDDFLKAIFSSPSPKLQKLISDFATKDSLPSVYAFLQEGKDSGEISASYSPETILLITQIFNEGIRHFPEMYTGINKKERIQEITEFFFYGFFGKKE from the coding sequence ATGAACGGATTTGAAAAGAGACGACTTCAAAAAATGGAGCAGATTCTCCATGCTGCTTTATCCCTATTCACGAAGAACGGATTTCAGAAAGTCAGTATCAAAGACGTTGCAGAAAAAGCAAATGTCTCTCAGGTTTCAATCTACAATTATTTTGGCAATAAAGATGAGCTTTTATTTGAGGTCGTCAAGTTTTATCTTGAAGAGCAGTTAAACGCGTTTCAGAAGATAATGGATCATAAAGAGCTTTCCTTTAAAGAAAAAATCGGCCTTATTATTGGAATGAAGCTTCAGGAAACGATCAGCATTCATGACGATTTCCTAAAAGCGATATTTTCATCTCCTTCTCCTAAGCTGCAAAAGCTGATCAGTGATTTTGCAACGAAAGACTCGCTCCCTTCTGTCTATGCTTTTCTGCAGGAAGGAAAAGATAGCGGTGAGATTAGTGCCTCCTATTCCCCTGAAACCATTTTACTGATTACGCAAATTTTTAATGAGGGAATTCGCCATTTTCCAGAAATGTATACAGGAATTAATAAAAAAGAACGGATTCAAGAAATTACAGAGTTTTTCTTTTATGGCTTTTTTGGTAAAAAAGAATAA
- a CDS encoding DUF3889 domain-containing protein, whose protein sequence is MKKFLSCIILVSFLFSVVGHQEVEGQVDYEKYGRIAIALVKEDYPGAPVQEYQYLGRKQVNGDKVTDSFEFRVTEQGRTKRVIVNVTHDLKNKKTLDISVQEQEAQ, encoded by the coding sequence ATGAAAAAGTTTTTATCATGTATTATCTTGGTTTCGTTTCTTTTTAGTGTAGTTGGTCATCAGGAAGTAGAGGGGCAAGTCGATTATGAAAAATACGGAAGAATCGCGATTGCGCTTGTTAAAGAGGATTATCCGGGTGCACCGGTTCAAGAGTATCAATACTTAGGAAGAAAACAGGTTAACGGAGATAAAGTAACGGATTCTTTTGAATTTAGAGTAACAGAACAAGGAAGAACAAAAAGGGTTATTGTAAATGTTACACATGATTTAAAAAACAAAAAGACATTAGATATTTCAGTACAGGAACAAGAAGCCCAATAA
- a CDS encoding glycoside hydrolase family 13 protein has product MQTRKWWKESVVYQIYPRSFYDSNGDGIGDIPGIIQKLDYLKELGIDVIWLSPVYESPNDDNGYDISDYRNIMDEFGTMQDWEQLLEEMHKRGIKLVMDLVVNHTSDEHAWFVESRKSKDNPYRDYYIWRPGKEGKEPNNWESAFSGSAWQYDETTGEYYLHIFSKKQPDLNWENRNVREEVYDMMKFWLDKGVDGFRMDVINFISKVEDLPDAPNPHGVMFVSGSKYFMNGPRIHEFLQEMNKEVLSKYDILTVGEMPGVRPQQAIDYTGEDRNELNMVFQFEHVDIDSGPEGKWDLRPFDLIRLKEILSKWQEELFEKGWNSLYWNNHDQPRIVSRLGDDKEYRVKSAKMLGTLLHMMQGTPYIYQGEELGMTNVRFKSLEDYRDIETLNMYKEKAEAGKNHEEIMRSIYVKGRDNARTPMQWDASEHAGFTAGSPWIKVNPNYMEINAENALKDKDSVFHYYKKLIQLRKQHEIIVYGKYDLLWKEHPHVYAYTRTLDNKQLLVLTNVSGYPQTLQLPDEIQPKSEPEILISNDQHQPFSRELTLNPWEARVYQYSI; this is encoded by the coding sequence ATGCAAACTCGTAAATGGTGGAAGGAATCCGTTGTTTATCAAATATATCCGCGCAGCTTTTATGATTCGAATGGGGATGGAATCGGAGACATTCCTGGAATCATTCAAAAATTAGATTATTTAAAAGAACTGGGTATTGATGTAATCTGGCTTTCACCTGTCTATGAATCCCCTAATGATGATAATGGGTATGACATCAGTGATTATAGAAATATCATGGATGAATTCGGGACGATGCAGGACTGGGAACAGCTTTTAGAGGAGATGCATAAACGAGGGATTAAGCTTGTGATGGATTTAGTGGTGAATCATACGTCTGATGAGCATGCCTGGTTTGTTGAATCTAGAAAATCAAAGGATAATCCTTATCGCGATTATTATATTTGGCGGCCAGGGAAAGAAGGAAAAGAGCCGAACAATTGGGAATCGGCGTTTAGCGGTTCTGCCTGGCAATATGATGAAACGACAGGTGAGTATTATTTACATATCTTTTCAAAGAAGCAGCCGGATTTAAACTGGGAAAATCGCAATGTACGAGAAGAAGTCTACGATATGATGAAGTTTTGGCTTGATAAAGGTGTGGATGGCTTCCGGATGGATGTGATCAACTTTATTTCTAAGGTTGAAGATCTGCCGGACGCACCCAATCCGCATGGTGTTATGTTTGTATCGGGAAGTAAATATTTTATGAATGGTCCGCGCATTCATGAATTTCTTCAAGAAATGAATAAAGAAGTTTTGTCCAAGTATGACATTTTAACGGTTGGCGAAATGCCTGGAGTCAGACCGCAGCAGGCGATTGATTATACGGGTGAGGACCGAAATGAACTAAACATGGTGTTTCAGTTTGAACATGTCGATATTGATTCCGGTCCAGAAGGCAAATGGGATCTTCGGCCGTTTGATTTAATCCGGCTAAAAGAAATATTATCAAAGTGGCAGGAAGAACTCTTTGAAAAGGGCTGGAACAGTTTATATTGGAACAATCACGACCAGCCAAGAATCGTCTCTCGTCTTGGTGATGATAAAGAGTATAGGGTAAAGTCTGCGAAAATGCTCGGAACCTTGCTACATATGATGCAAGGGACTCCTTATATCTATCAAGGCGAAGAATTGGGCATGACTAATGTACGATTTAAATCGCTTGAAGATTATCGGGATATTGAAACTCTCAATATGTATAAAGAAAAAGCCGAAGCAGGAAAAAATCATGAAGAGATTATGAGATCGATTTATGTGAAAGGACGGGATAATGCGAGAACCCCGATGCAATGGGATGCGAGTGAACATGCTGGTTTTACAGCCGGGTCCCCATGGATTAAAGTAAATCCGAATTATATGGAGATTAATGCAGAGAATGCATTAAAGGATAAGGATTCGGTCTTTCACTATTATAAAAAGCTGATTCAGCTTAGAAAACAACATGAGATTATTGTGTACGGCAAGTATGATTTGTTGTGGAAGGAACATCCGCACGTTTATGCCTATACGAGGACACTAGATAACAAACAGCTCCTTGTATTAACGAATGTTTCCGGTTATCCGCAAACATTACAGCTGCCTGATGAGATACAGCCAAAGTCAGAACCTGAAATCTTGATAAGCAATGATCAGCATCAGCCATTTTCAAGAGAACTTACATTAAACCCGTGGGAAGCAAGGGTTTATCAGTATAGTATTTAA
- a CDS encoding bifunctional GNAT family N-acetyltransferase/carbon-nitrogen hydrolase family protein: MTKLDLSKFEKKVIVRTMEVKDIDDIIKLEKICFPGMIPWKRDQLESHLEIFPEGQFVVEYDGEIIASSSSLIIDFHEYDALHTWDDITDEGYITNHNPEGYNLYGIEIMVHPDYRRMKLGHRLYEARKDLARRLNLKSIIIGGRIPFYHKYADEMSPKEYVEQVRMRNIYDPVMSFQLFNGFTLKRINPNYLPDDKASNKYATLMEWNNVDYQPKSKRFFKTSFPVRICVVQYGMRQINSFEEFSHQVEYYVDVAYDTGSDFVVFPELLTTQLMSFIDDKSPNVAIRKLAEYTESYIQLFTDLAVKYNVNIVGGSHIVEEDDNKIYNIAYLFRRDGTIDKQYKLHITRNERKWWGVSRGDEVKVFDTDCGRIAIAICYDIEFPEIARIVTNRGAKIIFVPFCTEDRQGYLRVRYCAQARAIENQVYTVISGTVGHLPQTENMDIQYAQSAIFSPSDFEFPRDGIIGETNPNIEMVVIGDVDLEILRRQRQDGTVQHLKDRRNDIYEIKYKNGK; the protein is encoded by the coding sequence ATGACCAAGCTTGATCTATCTAAATTTGAGAAAAAAGTGATTGTGCGAACCATGGAAGTGAAAGATATTGACGATATTATTAAACTGGAGAAAATATGTTTCCCAGGCATGATCCCGTGGAAGCGGGACCAACTGGAAAGCCATCTTGAGATATTTCCTGAAGGTCAATTTGTTGTGGAGTACGATGGTGAAATCATTGCCTCTTCTTCGAGTTTGATTATTGACTTCCATGAATATGACGCCCTCCATACATGGGATGACATTACAGACGAAGGCTATATAACAAACCATAATCCGGAAGGCTATAATTTATATGGAATTGAGATCATGGTCCACCCCGATTATCGCCGGATGAAATTAGGCCATCGGCTTTATGAGGCCAGAAAGGATTTGGCAAGAAGACTTAATTTAAAGAGTATCATTATTGGAGGAAGAATTCCTTTCTACCATAAATATGCTGATGAAATGTCGCCAAAAGAGTACGTCGAACAGGTTCGAATGCGAAATATTTATGATCCGGTGATGTCCTTCCAGTTATTTAATGGTTTTACTTTAAAGAGAATCAACCCTAATTATTTGCCAGATGACAAGGCATCTAATAAATATGCAACCTTAATGGAATGGAATAACGTTGACTATCAGCCGAAATCAAAGCGGTTCTTTAAAACGAGTTTCCCGGTTCGAATTTGTGTCGTTCAATATGGAATGAGGCAGATTAACTCTTTTGAAGAGTTTTCACATCAAGTCGAATATTATGTGGACGTGGCTTACGATACAGGCTCCGACTTTGTTGTATTTCCTGAACTTCTTACTACGCAGTTGATGTCTTTTATAGACGATAAATCACCGAACGTAGCAATTCGGAAGTTAGCCGAATACACCGAATCCTATATTCAATTATTCACAGATTTGGCTGTTAAGTACAATGTTAATATCGTTGGCGGATCTCACATTGTAGAAGAAGATGACAATAAAATCTATAATATTGCCTACCTTTTTCGAAGAGATGGGACAATTGATAAACAATATAAGCTTCATATCACTCGTAATGAAAGAAAATGGTGGGGTGTCAGCCGTGGAGATGAGGTTAAAGTATTTGATACGGATTGCGGCAGAATTGCCATCGCAATTTGTTATGACATCGAATTTCCTGAAATCGCCAGGATTGTGACAAACAGGGGTGCAAAAATTATCTTTGTTCCGTTTTGTACAGAAGATCGGCAAGGATATTTACGGGTGCGGTACTGTGCCCAGGCAAGAGCGATTGAAAATCAGGTGTATACTGTGATTTCAGGAACAGTAGGGCATTTGCCGCAAACGGAAAATATGGATATTCAATATGCACAATCCGCGATTTTTTCCCCATCTGATTTTGAATTCCCAAGAGACGGGATTATAGGGGAAACCAATCCTAATATTGAGATGGTGGTTATTGGCGATGTCGACCTTGAAATTCTAAGAAGGCAGCGGCAAGATGGCACTGTCCAGCATTTAAAGGATCGACGAAATGATATCTACGAAATAAAATACAAAAATGGCAAATGA
- a CDS encoding GAF domain-containing sensor histidine kinase, which yields MGTSINRLNVLKNIAELLNEATDIHTILQEVLKKLLTLTGLSTGWIFLIEKNGKHKLAAYENLPPALEYNELSPMCKGGCWCVNKFNNGTLHKASNIIECQRIEIAIMQKLGDTGGITHHATIPLHVGNERFGLINVASPNKTFFTEEELALLEATAHQIGAAIKRIQLTKKEQEMALREERNRLARDLHDSVNQLLFSMTLTARGGKEMTADQEVKETFQYIQELAQQALSEMRALIWQLKPIGLEDGLLKAIKSYGEMLNLNVHDQIIGVGNLPSNVEEVLWRVSQEAFNNCKKHAGTNDIWVTIEHLKNEVILSVKDEGSGFTIHENNMIPTLGLSNMKTRVESVGGTFSLTSQPNQGTSIQIKISF from the coding sequence ATGGGAACATCAATTAATCGTTTAAACGTCCTGAAAAATATCGCAGAGCTTTTAAATGAGGCGACAGATATTCATACCATTTTACAGGAAGTATTAAAGAAGCTGCTAACATTAACGGGACTCTCAACCGGATGGATTTTCCTGATTGAAAAAAATGGGAAGCACAAGTTAGCGGCTTATGAAAATCTTCCGCCAGCCTTAGAGTATAACGAGCTATCGCCCATGTGCAAGGGTGGTTGCTGGTGTGTCAATAAATTCAACAACGGGACTTTACATAAAGCGTCCAACATTATTGAGTGTCAGCGTATTGAAATTGCCATTATGCAAAAGCTCGGTGATACTGGCGGAATTACGCATCATGCCACTATCCCATTGCATGTCGGAAACGAACGGTTTGGACTTATCAATGTCGCATCTCCCAATAAAACTTTTTTTACTGAAGAGGAATTAGCCCTTTTAGAAGCAACTGCCCACCAAATTGGAGCAGCCATTAAGCGGATTCAGTTAACAAAAAAGGAACAGGAAATGGCTTTGCGGGAAGAAAGAAATCGACTGGCTCGGGACCTTCATGACTCCGTTAATCAGTTATTATTTTCCATGACCTTAACTGCTAGGGGCGGGAAAGAGATGACGGCTGATCAGGAAGTCAAGGAAACGTTTCAGTATATTCAAGAGTTGGCTCAGCAAGCTTTGAGCGAAATGAGAGCTCTAATATGGCAATTGAAACCGATTGGACTTGAAGATGGTCTGTTAAAAGCGATCAAAAGCTACGGGGAAATGCTGAACCTAAACGTACATGATCAGATTATTGGAGTAGGAAACCTCCCGTCTAATGTTGAAGAGGTCCTGTGGAGGGTCAGTCAAGAAGCATTCAATAATTGTAAAAAGCATGCGGGAACCAACGACATTTGGGTCACGATTGAACACTTAAAAAACGAGGTTATCCTATCGGTAAAAGATGAAGGCAGCGGGTTTACGATTCATGAAAATAACATGATTCCTACATTAGGCTTGAGTAACATGAAAACAAGGGTGGAATCGGTTGGAGGAACTTTTTCATTAACGAGTCAGCCTAATCAGGGTACCTCAATTCAAATAAAGATTTCATTTTAA
- a CDS encoding RluA family pseudouridine synthase: MRVDRQGPYLILPVKAEWEGLTLQDIFKKKWMLPKKLVHQWRMDRAVLINGDDHHWNTPCNKGDRLKIKVLEDQEFLVAPIYADIDILFEDDHCMAVNKPPHMKTHPTEEKEETTLLHAVSFHVYATGEKRKVRPIHRLDRDTTGAVLFSKHELAGVLLDERLTKKEVHRTYWAVVDGIPSQNKGTINEPIGRDRHHPTRRRVSPGGQSAITLYQVLESSKKKNRSLIQCTLETGRTHQIRVHLSSIGHPLVGDQLYGGSSDFYRPALHGIQLSFIHPLLEENITVKAPFLDDMINLLK; this comes from the coding sequence ATGCGAGTTGATCGACAGGGTCCCTACCTTATTTTACCTGTAAAAGCGGAATGGGAAGGGCTTACATTACAGGATATTTTTAAAAAGAAATGGATGCTTCCAAAAAAACTGGTTCATCAATGGCGGATGGATCGTGCTGTTTTAATAAATGGAGACGATCACCATTGGAATACTCCATGTAACAAAGGAGATCGCTTAAAAATAAAAGTATTAGAGGATCAGGAATTTTTAGTTGCACCAATCTATGCAGATATTGATATTTTATTTGAAGATGACCATTGTATGGCGGTTAACAAACCACCCCATATGAAGACACATCCGACAGAAGAAAAGGAAGAAACAACCCTTCTGCATGCTGTAAGTTTTCATGTTTATGCTACTGGGGAAAAACGAAAAGTTCGTCCCATTCACCGGTTAGATCGTGACACAACAGGGGCTGTTCTGTTTTCAAAACATGAATTGGCAGGTGTCTTATTAGACGAGCGATTGACAAAGAAAGAAGTACACCGTACCTATTGGGCTGTTGTCGATGGGATACCATCCCAGAATAAGGGGACGATAAACGAACCCATTGGCCGGGATAGGCACCATCCGACAAGAAGGAGGGTTTCACCAGGCGGACAATCCGCTATAACCCTTTACCAGGTTCTAGAATCCTCCAAGAAAAAGAATCGGTCTCTGATACAATGTACACTTGAAACGGGGCGAACCCACCAAATTCGTGTACATCTTAGCTCTATAGGACATCCGCTTGTTGGCGATCAGCTTTATGGCGGTTCATCAGACTTTTATCGGCCAGCTCTTCATGGCATTCAATTATCTTTTATTCATCCTTTACTTGAAGAGAACATTACAGTAAAAGCGCCATTCTTAGATGATATGATAAATTTATTAAAATAA